One Deinococcus sp. LM3 genomic region harbors:
- a CDS encoding SDR family oxidoreductase, translating into MTHPPAPSALNIRTSTALITGASSGIGESLARQLAAHGADLILVARTEDRLHALAAELGARYRVQVHVLPADLNLPGAGAELHAAVQARGLNVDILVNNAGLGGYGEFSTQPSDEIDRMIAVNISALTGLTRAFLPDMLARGRGRVLNVASTAAFQPGPLMAVYYATKAYVLSFSEAIAEEVAGSGVSVTALCPGPVQTGFQAVSRLGESDLLSGPARLAILSADEVARLGVRGMLVGQRVVVAGRLNRVQTLLPRLLPRAVVTRLIARVQGRRAR; encoded by the coding sequence ATGACACACCCCCCTGCCCCGTCGGCCCTGAATATACGCACCTCGACCGCCCTGATCACCGGGGCCAGCAGCGGCATCGGCGAGAGCCTCGCACGGCAGCTCGCGGCGCACGGCGCAGACCTGATCCTGGTCGCCCGCACCGAGGACCGCCTGCACGCCCTGGCCGCCGAACTCGGCGCGCGTTACCGCGTGCAGGTCCACGTCCTGCCCGCCGACCTGAACCTCCCCGGCGCGGGCGCCGAACTGCACGCCGCCGTGCAGGCGCGCGGCCTGAACGTGGATATCCTGGTGAACAACGCCGGGCTGGGGGGTTACGGCGAGTTCAGCACGCAGCCCTCCGACGAGATCGACCGCATGATTGCCGTGAACATCAGCGCCCTGACCGGCCTGACCCGCGCGTTCCTGCCGGACATGCTGGCGCGCGGGCGCGGGCGCGTGCTGAACGTCGCCAGTACCGCCGCGTTCCAGCCGGGGCCGTTGATGGCCGTGTACTACGCCACCAAGGCGTACGTCCTGAGCTTCAGCGAGGCCATTGCCGAGGAGGTCGCGGGCAGTGGCGTGTCCGTCACGGCGCTGTGCCCCGGCCCGGTGCAGACCGGCTTCCAGGCGGTCAGTCGCCTGGGCGAGAGCGACCTGCTGAGCGGCCCGGCCCGGCTGGCCATCCTGAGTGCCGACGAGGTCGCCCGGCTGGGCGTCCGCGGCATGCTCGTCGGGCAGCGGGTCGTCGTGGCGGGCCGCCTGAACCGCGTGCAGACGCTGCTGCCCCGCCTGCTGCCCCGCGCGGTCGTGACGCGGCTGATCGCGCGCGTGCAGGGCCGCCGCGCCCGCTGA
- the era gene encoding GTPase Era — protein sequence MTDFSSTGEQQTHSGFIAIIGKPNVGKSTLLNSFLGTKVAPTSPRPQTTRRGVRGIHTSGDRQIVFVDTPGLHKAKDALGKYMNHEVHSALADVDAVVWVVDLRHPPTDEDQLVARQIRELPKPVFMVGNKTDAAKYPDEAMKLYRALLEGRDHDTSETMLSAQNNPAAVATLREQLLEVLPENPFFFPQGAASDQTREQWAAEIIREEAMKKLRDELPYAVATRVNSWTERQDGLQRIEGEIVVEKNAHKGMVIGAGGKQLREIGQAARKQLEVFLSRKVYLGLEVIVINNWREDEEALRELGYE from the coding sequence ATGACGGATTTTTCCTCCACCGGAGAGCAACAGACCCACTCGGGCTTCATTGCCATTATCGGCAAACCCAACGTGGGCAAGAGCACCCTGCTGAACAGCTTCCTGGGCACCAAGGTCGCCCCCACCAGCCCCCGCCCGCAGACCACCCGCCGGGGCGTGCGCGGCATCCACACCAGCGGTGACCGCCAGATCGTGTTCGTGGACACGCCCGGCCTGCACAAGGCCAAGGACGCCCTGGGCAAGTACATGAACCACGAGGTGCACAGCGCCCTGGCCGACGTGGACGCCGTCGTGTGGGTCGTGGACCTGCGCCACCCGCCCACCGACGAGGACCAGCTGGTCGCCCGGCAGATCCGCGAACTGCCCAAACCCGTGTTCATGGTCGGCAACAAGACCGACGCCGCCAAGTACCCGGACGAGGCCATGAAACTGTACCGCGCGCTGCTGGAGGGCCGCGATCACGACACCAGCGAGACCATGCTGAGCGCGCAGAACAACCCGGCCGCCGTGGCGACCCTGCGCGAGCAGCTGCTGGAGGTCCTGCCGGAAAACCCATTCTTCTTCCCGCAGGGCGCCGCCAGCGACCAGACCCGCGAGCAGTGGGCGGCCGAGATCATCCGCGAGGAGGCCATGAAGAAACTCCGCGACGAACTGCCGTACGCCGTCGCGACCCGCGTGAACTCCTGGACCGAGCGCCAGGACGGCCTGCAACGCATCGAGGGTGAGATCGTCGTCGAGAAGAACGCCCACAAGGGCATGGTCATCGGCGCGGGCGGCAAGCAACTGCGTGAGATCGGTCAGGCCGCCCGCAAGCAGCTGGAAGTGTTCCTGAGCCGCAAGGTGTACCTGGGCCTGGAAGTCATCGTGATCAACAACTGGCGCGAGGACGAGGAAGCCCTGCGCGAACTCGGGTACGAGTAA
- a CDS encoding Nudix hydrolase codes for MQFGPELHTPISHRAAGVVILNASGDLLMVRENGVPGQRQKAGLWHIPSGTVEDGENPQDTAVREAWEEAGVRVRLLKFLAAYLGHFPDGVPVLRHAWLAEALPDSTFRPALPDEVTEVRFVPKAEFDALYDAQLIRMHHTKLFYEDALRERGR; via the coding sequence GTGCAGTTCGGCCCCGAACTTCACACGCCCATCTCTCACCGCGCGGCGGGCGTGGTCATCCTGAACGCCTCCGGTGACCTCCTGATGGTCCGGGAGAACGGAGTGCCGGGCCAGCGGCAGAAGGCGGGCCTGTGGCACATCCCCAGCGGCACCGTCGAGGACGGCGAGAACCCCCAGGACACCGCCGTGCGCGAGGCGTGGGAGGAAGCGGGCGTGCGGGTCCGCCTCCTGAAATTCCTGGCCGCGTACCTGGGTCACTTCCCGGACGGCGTGCCCGTCCTGCGGCACGCGTGGCTGGCCGAGGCGCTGCCGGACTCCACCTTCCGCCCTGCCCTGCCGGACGAGGTGACCGAGGTGCGGTTCGTGCCGAAAGCTGAATTCGACGCCCTGTACGACGCCCAGCTAATCCGCATGCACCACACGAAGCTGTTCTACGAGGACGCACTGCGGGAACGGGGGCGCTGA
- a CDS encoding YfiT family bacillithiol transferase, whose protein sequence is MTGDLRYPLGPMPTPQTLTPVERVEALGHLFALPADLFEAVQGLGDGQLGTPYREGGWTVRQVVHHVAESHMNAFIRLKLALTEDNPTIKPYEEDRWATLSDHELVPDVSLNLIDALHSHLGMLFASLDPAGPDWARPWTHPAQGRTYTVDTLLAMYAWHGRHHTAQITALRERNGW, encoded by the coding sequence GTGACCGGCGACCTGCGCTACCCGCTCGGGCCGATGCCCACCCCGCAGACCCTCACGCCCGTCGAGCGCGTCGAGGCCCTCGGGCACCTGTTCGCCCTGCCCGCCGACCTGTTCGAGGCCGTGCAGGGCCTCGGCGACGGGCAACTGGGCACCCCGTACCGCGAGGGCGGCTGGACCGTCCGGCAGGTCGTGCACCACGTCGCCGAGAGCCACATGAACGCCTTCATCCGCCTGAAACTCGCGCTGACCGAGGACAACCCCACCATCAAACCTTACGAGGAGGACCGCTGGGCGACCCTGTCCGACCACGAACTGGTGCCCGACGTCAGCCTGAACCTGATCGACGCCCTGCACTCGCACCTGGGCATGCTGTTCGCCTCGCTGGACCCCGCCGGCCCCGACTGGGCCAGGCCCTGGACGCACCCCGCGCAGGGCCGCACGTACACCGTGGACACCCTGCTCGCCATGTACGCCTGGCACGGACGGCACCACACCGCCCAGATCACCGCGCTGCGCGAACGGAACGGCTGGTAA
- a CDS encoding nucleotide pyrophosphohydrolase, translated as MSLTFEDASARVDAYISQFREGYFPPLLMLARLTEETGEIARVIAHANGKTPKPGEDAGDLEMELADLLFVTICMANERGLNLERGFERMMAKVEKRDATRWTLKDAGEPSEPSKTEATP; from the coding sequence ATGAGCCTGACCTTCGAGGACGCCAGCGCCCGCGTGGACGCCTACATCAGCCAGTTCCGGGAGGGGTACTTTCCGCCGCTGCTGATGCTGGCCCGACTGACCGAGGAGACCGGCGAGATCGCCCGCGTCATCGCGCACGCCAACGGCAAGACGCCCAAACCCGGCGAGGATGCCGGCGACCTCGAGATGGAACTCGCGGACCTGCTGTTCGTGACCATCTGCATGGCGAACGAACGCGGCCTGAACCTGGAACGCGGTTTCGAACGCATGATGGCCAAAGTCGAGAAGCGCGACGCGACCCGTTGGACGCTCAAGGACGCCGGCGAGCCCAGCGAACCCAGCAAGACCGAGGCCACCCCGTGA
- a CDS encoding DUF4384 domain-containing protein, with amino-acid sequence MRTALLLGTLALGLSACTVTVRPNLGLQGSGSNLITSLRPDRGEGSTYAVGEPLRVSVTTRTAGYVTLIALQSNGYTSTLIRNAYVPAGTTTFPRAQDGVTYNVAEPRGLQRVRAIFTRVRPTTDLVLRGTYDDGRWNATSDAYLQPYDAADRDVQETYLYIR; translated from the coding sequence ATGCGCACTGCACTTCTGCTCGGCACGCTGGCCCTGGGTCTCAGCGCCTGCACCGTCACCGTCCGCCCCAACCTGGGCCTGCAGGGATCGGGCAGCAACCTGATCACCAGCCTCCGCCCGGATCGCGGCGAGGGCAGCACCTACGCCGTGGGCGAACCGCTGCGCGTCAGCGTGACCACCCGCACGGCCGGGTACGTCACCCTGATCGCGCTGCAGAGCAACGGGTACACCAGCACCCTGATCCGCAACGCCTACGTGCCGGCCGGCACCACGACCTTCCCGCGCGCGCAGGACGGCGTGACGTACAACGTCGCCGAACCGCGCGGCCTGCAACGCGTGCGCGCCATCTTCACCCGCGTGCGCCCCACCACCGACCTCGTGCTGCGCGGCACGTACGACGACGGCCGCTGGAACGCCACCAGCGACGCGTACCTGCAACCCTACGACGCCGCCGACCGCGACGTGCAGGAAACCTACCTGTACATCCGCTGA